From a single Anaerolineales bacterium genomic region:
- a CDS encoding decaprenyl-phosphate phosphoribosyltransferase has product MLNALIKTMRPRQWVKNAFVFAALVFDKQLLSTDSFLRTLAGFALFCLISSSVYIFNDIADVDADRKHPEKKKRPIPSGKLPISIAWAAGIVLMLATIIAAYFLSPGFEAVIIIYFLLNVAYTKWLKHIPIVDVLVIAAGFVLRVHAGVTLISVERFSPWLYVVMTLLALFLGFGKRRAELALLAHGAGAHRKVLDGYTLPLVDQYIMIVSGTTIVAYSLYTFSAPNVPDNHSMMLTIPFVVYAIFRYLYLIQVKHAGGAPEEILLTDRPFQIAMLLWGAAVLAIFYFS; this is encoded by the coding sequence ATGTTAAATGCACTGATCAAGACCATGCGCCCGCGACAGTGGGTGAAAAATGCCTTTGTGTTTGCCGCGTTGGTGTTCGACAAGCAATTGCTGAGTACCGATTCGTTCCTGCGTACTCTGGCAGGCTTTGCGCTGTTTTGTTTGATCTCATCCAGCGTGTATATTTTCAACGATATCGCCGATGTGGATGCGGACCGCAAACATCCCGAAAAGAAAAAACGACCGATCCCCTCGGGGAAACTTCCCATTAGTATTGCCTGGGCTGCCGGTATTGTGTTGATGCTGGCGACCATTATCGCAGCCTATTTCCTTTCACCCGGTTTTGAAGCGGTCATCATTATTTATTTCCTGCTCAATGTGGCGTATACGAAATGGCTCAAGCACATTCCCATTGTGGATGTGCTGGTCATCGCGGCGGGATTTGTCCTGCGCGTCCACGCCGGCGTGACCCTGATCTCTGTCGAGCGGTTCTCGCCCTGGCTGTACGTGGTGATGACGCTTCTGGCGCTTTTCCTCGGTTTCGGAAAGCGCCGCGCCGAACTGGCATTGCTGGCACATGGCGCCGGGGCACATCGCAAAGTACTGGATGGCTACACCCTGCCTCTCGTTGATCAGTACATCATGATCGTTTCCGGCACGACCATCGTGGCATATTCACTCTACACCTTCTCCGCGCCGAATGTCCCCGATAACCACAGCATGATGCTGACCATCCCGTTCGTGGTGTATGCCATTTTCCGTTATCTTTATCTAATTCAAGTCAAACATGCAGGCGGCGCGCCGGAGGAAATTCTGCTGACCGACCGTCCATTCCAAATCGCAATGCTCCTGTGGGGAGCCGCCGTTCTGGCGATCTTCTATTTCTCGTGA
- the thrS gene encoding threonine--tRNA ligase produces the protein MSQIQEKYEESYLYKIRHSAAHVMAQAVLEMFPDGKVSIGPPVENGFYYDFDLPRNLTPEDLQAIEKRMRQIVQGKHEFKKTVVSADEAKKIFADQPYKLELIEGLEKGGFDEYGEPLKEKPEISIYQQDTFTDLCRGPHVANTKEIKQDAFKLMSIAGAYWRGDEKNKMLQRVYGTAWESKKQLEEYLHQLEEAKKRDHRKLGKELEIFIFDEEVGPGLPLWLPNGGIIIEELEKLAKEMEEKAGYDRVKTPSVTKEDLFIRSGHLPYYAESMYPPMELEGVKYYVKPMNCPMHHKIFGSKGRSYRELPVRLAEYGTCYRYEKSGELFGLMRVRSMQMNDAHIYVTEDQFEQEFLAVVNLYLKYFELFGIEKYVMRFSKHSKAGLGKKYVDNERLWLKTEEMVRRAMLNGNIPFVEVEDEAAFYGPKIDVQIWSVIGREFSLATNQVDFAQPERFDLKFTNKDGQDEMPLCIHRAPLSTHERMVGFLLEHYAGNFPVWLSPEQVRVISITDEQNDYAESIAKELRENGIRASADLSSQRMNAKIRQAQLMKVPYMIVVGKNEMEAGQISLRVRDGSQQNGFALSEFIARARDRIARRASEL, from the coding sequence ATGTCACAGATTCAGGAAAAATACGAAGAGTCGTATTTGTATAAGATCCGTCACTCGGCGGCACATGTGATGGCGCAAGCCGTGCTGGAGATGTTCCCCGACGGAAAAGTCTCGATCGGTCCGCCCGTGGAGAACGGGTTCTATTACGATTTCGACCTGCCGCGCAACCTGACGCCGGAAGACCTGCAAGCCATCGAAAAGCGGATGCGCCAGATCGTGCAGGGCAAACATGAGTTTAAGAAGACGGTCGTTTCGGCGGACGAGGCGAAGAAGATCTTTGCCGACCAGCCGTACAAGTTGGAGTTGATCGAAGGCTTGGAAAAAGGCGGATTCGACGAGTACGGGGAACCGCTCAAGGAAAAGCCCGAGATCTCGATCTACCAGCAGGATACGTTCACGGACTTGTGCCGCGGTCCGCATGTGGCGAACACGAAGGAGATCAAACAGGATGCCTTCAAACTAATGTCCATTGCAGGCGCGTACTGGCGCGGCGATGAAAAGAACAAGATGCTGCAGCGCGTGTACGGCACGGCGTGGGAGAGCAAGAAACAACTCGAAGAATACCTGCATCAGTTGGAGGAAGCAAAGAAGCGTGACCATCGTAAACTGGGCAAGGAACTGGAGATCTTCATCTTCGATGAGGAAGTTGGTCCCGGCTTGCCTTTGTGGCTGCCGAACGGTGGGATCATCATCGAGGAATTGGAAAAGCTTGCCAAGGAAATGGAGGAAAAGGCTGGCTATGATCGTGTCAAGACGCCGAGCGTGACGAAGGAAGACCTGTTCATCCGCTCAGGACACCTACCATATTACGCCGAAAGCATGTATCCGCCGATGGAGTTGGAAGGCGTGAAGTACTACGTCAAGCCGATGAACTGCCCAATGCACCATAAGATCTTCGGCTCGAAGGGACGCTCGTATCGTGAACTGCCCGTGCGTCTCGCAGAATACGGGACGTGCTACCGCTACGAGAAATCAGGCGAACTGTTCGGCTTGATGCGCGTCCGCTCGATGCAGATGAACGACGCGCATATCTACGTCACGGAGGATCAGTTCGAGCAGGAATTTCTGGCTGTGGTGAACCTGTATCTAAAATACTTCGAGTTGTTCGGTATCGAGAAGTACGTCATGCGATTCTCGAAACACAGTAAGGCTGGACTTGGCAAAAAGTATGTGGACAACGAGCGCCTGTGGCTGAAAACGGAGGAGATGGTGCGCCGCGCAATGTTGAACGGCAACATTCCCTTCGTGGAGGTCGAGGATGAAGCCGCGTTCTACGGTCCCAAGATCGACGTGCAGATCTGGAGCGTGATCGGACGCGAGTTCTCGCTTGCCACGAACCAGGTGGATTTTGCACAACCCGAACGCTTTGACCTGAAGTTCACGAACAAGGATGGGCAGGATGAAATGCCGCTGTGCATCCACCGCGCGCCGCTCTCGACGCACGAGCGCATGGTCGGCTTCCTGCTTGAACATTACGCAGGCAATTTCCCGGTCTGGCTTTCGCCGGAACAGGTGCGGGTCATTTCCATCACGGATGAGCAGAACGACTATGCCGAAAGTATTGCGAAGGAATTGCGCGAGAACGGCATCCGTGCCAGCGCGGACTTGTCCTCCCAGCGCATGAATGCGAAGATCCGCCAGGCGCAGTTGATGAAAGTCCCGTACATGATCGTGGTCGGCAAGAACGAAATGGAAGCAGGACAGATCTCGCTAAGAGTCCGCGATGGAAGCCAGCAAAATGGATTCGCTTTGAGCGAGTTCATTGCTCGGGCGAGAGATCGCATTGCGAGACGAGCCAGCGAACTGTAA
- the mvk gene encoding mevalonate kinase translates to MKASAPGKIILFGEHAVVYNRPALAVPVTQVHVDVEVRDSDTAGVWIHAPVIDLHAELSTLPSDHPIGSVILGLLQRFRIFNPPDLKIKIESTIPVASGLGSGAAVSVALIRAISSYFSYSLTNEQINSLVYESERLHHGTPSGIDNTVITYAMPVYFIKGQPIETFKVGKPFTIVIGDTGILAPTKESVGDVRRLWLRDSVYYEDIFDEIAQLALIARRSIESGKSELLGELMDQNHAFLQQLTVSSPELDKLVDAARNAGALGAKLSGGGRGGNMIALVEQASAESVAEALMSAGAVRTIITEVG, encoded by the coding sequence GTGAAAGCCTCCGCGCCCGGCAAGATCATTCTTTTCGGCGAGCATGCTGTGGTCTACAACCGCCCAGCGCTCGCTGTTCCTGTCACGCAGGTTCATGTGGATGTGGAAGTCCGCGACTCTGACACTGCGGGAGTCTGGATCCACGCCCCGGTCATTGACCTGCACGCCGAACTTTCCACGCTTCCATCCGACCATCCAATTGGTTCAGTTATTCTCGGGCTTTTGCAACGCTTTCGCATTTTCAATCCCCCAGACTTGAAAATAAAAATAGAATCCACCATCCCTGTCGCATCGGGACTTGGTTCCGGCGCGGCGGTTTCCGTTGCTTTGATCCGCGCCATCTCATCCTACTTCTCTTATTCTCTCACCAATGAACAAATCAACAGCCTCGTTTATGAAAGCGAAAGACTGCACCACGGCACGCCGTCGGGGATAGACAACACGGTCATTACCTATGCCATGCCTGTGTACTTCATCAAGGGTCAGCCCATTGAGACATTCAAGGTAGGCAAGCCGTTCACCATCGTCATTGGTGATACGGGCATCCTCGCACCGACGAAGGAATCCGTAGGCGACGTCCGCCGTTTGTGGCTGAGGGACTCGGTGTATTACGAAGACATCTTCGATGAGATTGCGCAACTCGCATTGATCGCACGCCGCTCCATCGAAAGTGGAAAATCTGAATTGCTGGGCGAGTTAATGGACCAAAACCATGCCTTTTTACAGCAATTGACTGTCTCTTCGCCGGAACTGGACAAACTCGTGGATGCGGCACGTAACGCTGGCGCGCTCGGCGCCAAACTCAGCGGGGGAGGTCGCGGGGGGAATATGATCGCACTGGTGGAGCAGGCATCGGCGGAGTCCGTGGCGGAGGCGTTGATGTCCGCGGGGGCTGTGCGGACGATCATCACGGAAGTCGGTTAG